Part of the Mycolicibacterium thermoresistibile genome, CCGTGCCCGCCGGGAAGCCCCGATCCGAGACCCGTCTGCCCGGTGTGGAACAGGGCGGGCACCCCGGCCTCGGCGATCGCCTCGTAGATCGGGTAGAACACCCGGTCGTTCGGTTCGAACGCCTGGAAGCTGGGGTGGAACTTGAACCCTTTGACACCGTGGTCGCGGACCTGTTCGCGCACCCGGCGCACCGCGTGCCGCCCCTGCCACGGGTCCACGCTGCCGAACGGGATCAGCACGTCGTTGTTGCGGGCCGCACCCGCCACCAGGTCCTCGATCGAGTTCGGCGGGTGCCCCATCCCGGACTGCGCGTCGATGGTGAACACCACTGCGGCGATGTTCGCCCGGCGGTAGTAGTCGGCCACGGCGTCGACGTCGGCCGGCGGCCCCGCATCCATCTTGAAGTACGCCGTGGTGGCGGCGACCAGTTCGTCGTCGTAGGCCTGGTGCCCGTGGCAGTCGATCTCGATGTGCGCGTGCATGTCGATCGCGGTCACCGCGTCGAAGTCAACCCCGTATTCGTACACGCCACCGAGACTAGGGGTCGCGGGCCCGGACCGGGTCAGGCGGCCGCGTCCAGCAGTCCGTCGATGTCGGCGCGCAGCCGCCGTACGTCGACGTGCTCGGTGATCA contains:
- a CDS encoding amidohydrolase family protein, which encodes MHAHIEIDCHGHQAYDDELVAATTAYFKMDAGPPADVDAVADYYRRANIAAVVFTIDAQSGMGHPPNSIEDLVAGAARNNDVLIPFGSVDPWQGRHAVRRVREQVRDHGVKGFKFHPSFQAFEPNDRVFYPIYEAIAEAGVPALFHTGQTGLGSGLPGGHGIKLRYSDPMLLDDVAADFPELTIVMAHPAVPWVDAQIAVAAHKANVYVDLSGWSPKYFPPQLVRAIGRQLRTKVLFGTDFPYIKLDRWRRDFDTLDIDPAVLPLVYKENALRVLGIGSGA